From Pelagibacterium flavum:
TGCGCTGGTTTGATCCGCAACTGATGAGCGCCGAGCATTGGCACGGCCATATCGAGTTCAACTGGCTGACCGAAGGATCGATGGATTATCGTTTCGACGGTCGCCCGGTGACGCTGCCAGCTGGCCGCATGGTCGTGTTCTGGGCCGGCATCCCCCATCAGACCGTGCAGATTGACCGAGGTCCCTCGGGCGCGGGCCGCCAGTGCAACATCTACCTGCCGCTCGATGTCTTTCTTTACATGCCCAATCTGGGCGCGCTAACCGAAACCATGATGGGGGGAGGCGTCATAGCGTTGCCTGACGATGCAGCGGACAGCGGGCTGCTGCAGCGCTGGTACACCGATTACCGCAGCGGCGATGCCGAGCGGGTCGACATCTTGAAATCCGAAATCGCCAACATGCTCCGGCGCACGGCCATGGTGGGCTGGGATGTGCTTTTGCCGCCCTGGATCGAAAAGCCGACACCGGGCGCCCGCACCACATCCCCCCTGCGCTATGTGGTGGCCATGGTTCGGCACATCATGGAAAATCTCTCGTCGCCTTTGCGCGCCGCCGATATCGCGCAAGTCGTCGGGCTCCATCCCAACTACGCCTTGAACCTTTTCACCCGCGTCATGGGGATCGCGATGCAGCAGTTCGTCATCCGCATGCGACTCATCCGCGCCCGCTCACTGCTGTTCGCCGGAAACATCTCGATTGCCAATGTCGCGTTTGAATCCGGCTTCACATCGCAGAGCCAGTTCTACGAGCACTTCCGCGCCGCCTATGGCATGCCGCCAAGCGCCATGCGCAAAAGCCTTGTGGCGAGCGCAAGCCTACCGGGAAGAGAAAAACCATTCTGACCCATCAATGGCACGGGCGCGAAACAAGACGAGCGCGTCTTCTCAGATCAACAGCTTGCGAGAAATTGGCTGGGGCGGCAGGATTCGAACCTGCGAATGTCGATACCAAAAACCGATGCCTTACCACTTGGCGACGCCCCAAGGCGCGTTGGTTCCTACACCGTTTGCACAGCACCCGCAACACCTCCGGCGCCCGGGTTTGCCATGAGTTGTGAAAATTTCCAGAGCGCGCTCACGGCTCTTGTCGCAAGGCAAATCGGCAGCGAAATTTGCTTGGGCGGCGGGCGCGAACAGGCTTGAACCGGCGTCGGGCGCATTATATAAGGCGCGCAAACGTTGCTCTGTCCGGCCATGCCGGGCTGGCAGCGAGCCTATCGGAGTATAGCGCAGCCTGGTAGCGCACCTCGTTCGGGACGAGGGGGTCGGGTGTTCGAATCACCCTACTCCGACCAAAATAAAAGCCGGGGGCTCCAGAGCCGCCGGCTTTTTTATGCGACAAGGAGGGCCGTTGATGTTGGCACTGCCAATCATGTTTGGCCTGGGAAGCACGGTTCTGCTTTTGGGCGGCTTGCCGGGTGTTATCGGCGCCGTGCGTTTTCTAGCGATACTCGGCTAGTCCAGCGCGATGTCATGGAAGGGCGCCGCAATGCGGCGCCCATGCATTCATTCGGTCACGCAGTGGTAGCTTGACGCTTCGTCGATGTCTCCGTCCCCATTATATCTGGGGAATGCAGGATACTCACATACCGGGCGAGTCCGACCGCGCGTTTCGCTGTTGGTTCCATCGACCATGACAAGGCCGGAGGGCGGAATACCGTTTTCCACCCAGTTGTCGAGCGCGGTCAGCGTATCGATCTGCGGATTGAATGGGGCCCCCCAGTGGAATTCGCCAGGCTCCTGGATGTTGAATTCCAAAAGATCGAAATCTTCAGATGTATCGACAAAATTGGACATGAACTGGAACGCCCGATTAACGTGGTGTGCATTGGGGCCGGACGGCGGGGGTTGATGTACTCGGCCTGGGTGCCGATGTTCATCACGACGCCTTCCAGGCTGTTGTAGCCTTTGTATTCCGACCATCCCCCGATTTCGCAGGGAAGCGTGTATCCGTTGTAATAGACATCGATAACCCGGTCGATCTGTGTCTGGTTCAGGCAGTTTGCAGCGACCTGATCGGCGGGGCATCTGAGGTCTTCGACAATGGACGAGGATATTGCCCGACATTCCGCGGGGTTGCTGACGATCCCGTCTTCCGCACCGTCGAGCGGATCGCGCAGGGTAACCGCCCGTTCGGCGATCGTCTCGACGATTTCCAAAGGAAACCAACCTGCGGAATCATCGCTGTAGATGGCGTCGGCCAGGGCCACACCCCACAGGCGCAATCCCATGAAAAACGCTGTGGGATAGTATGTGATGACCCCATCAGAGGACTCCGGCCAGCGGGTGGCGGCAGTCAGACCTTCGCGCCCCCCGGTTGACCCGCCGAGGAAATAGACGCGTTCGGGGGCCGTATCATAAGCCGTCTCCGCGAGAAGGCTCATCACGTCATAGGCCTTCTTGATATGGGCGTATCCGTAGTTGACCAGAGCCTCGTCATTGCGGGCAAATGCCGCGCCGCCCCCGGACTCCGGCGGATGACCGGAATCGTTGCCGAAGGTTACCCCTGGGCAAGAGAACTGGGCATGCCGGCCGGTCCGCGCAGCGGCACAGTCCTTGAAAAACCAGCGGAAGCAGCGCCTCTCCACCGCCGGCACCGAGCGCCATCACGAGAGATCCCGCATTGCGGGATGATCGATCGATGTCGGGGCTTTCTGCGTATGCTCAGCGCTTCTCCTCAAAAGCGACCGGCCCCACAAATCTACTCGCGCAAGCTGTCGGGATGGTTTTTGTATCCATCCGCATGCAGTTCCAACATGCGCAATGATTGGAACGGGCCTGGAGCCAGCCCTTCAAGAACGCTGCAAATGCAAAAGGAAAAAGCGGCTAACCCGGCGCGTTGATCGTCTTGTCGAGCTCCTCATCGACAGCTTTGGGGTTGTCGAGGGCGCGGGTGGCGGCTTCGTCGGGGCCGGTGATGAGGCGGGCGCCCTTGGCATAGGTCAGCCAGCTCCATAGCCAGTTGACCAAGACGTTGATGCGATTGCGGAAGCCTACGAGATAGGCGATGTGGACGGCACCCCAGAGCATCCAGGCGGGAAAGCCTTTAACTTCGAGCTTGCCGAACTTGCCCACAGCGGCGTAACGCCCAATGGTCGCCATGGTGCCCCAGTCCCGGTAGCGGAACGGGCCCTGTGGGCTTTGGCCCTGTTGCTGCCGAATTATGGCCTCGGCGACATACTGGCCCTGCTGCTTGGCAACAGGCGCGAGGGCGGGCAGTGGCTTGCCATCCTGATCTGCCACAGAGGCAGCGTCGCCGATGACGTAAACGCCGGGCAAATCGGGAACGGTGAGATCGGACGCGACGGAAACCGTGCCGTTCTTGTTGGTTTCCAGCCCCAGCCATTTGCCGACCGGTGTCGCCTCGACCCCTGCGCACCAGAAGATGTTGGATGTTTCAAAAAAATCTTCGCCGGCGAGAACACCATTTTCATCGATGCGTTTTACGGGGGAATTGGTGTGAACCTCCACCCCGAGATGAGCCAGTTTGCGCTCCGTATAGGCACCCAGATGGGCCGGATAGGCGTTGAGGAGAGTATCGACGGCCTCCACGAGGATTACGCGCGTATCGCGAGGATCAATATTGGTGAAATCCTTGGCCAGCGTGGCTTTCGCCAGATCAGCGAGCGCGCCGGCTGTTTCGACGCCGGTGGGGCCGCCGCCGATGACGACGAAGGTCATCAGGCGTTTGCGCAATTGCGGATTGTCGGTGGTTTCGGCCCGCTCGAACGCGAGAAGGACGCGGCGGCGGATGTTGAGGGCATCATCGATGGATTTGAGTGCGGGGGCAAAGGGTCGCCATTGGTCCTCTTTGCCAAAATAAGTGAAGGATGAGCCGGTCGCCACAATCAGATGGCTGTAAGCGATTTCATCGCCACCAGCAGCACGAACGACGCGGCGGGTGGTATCGACCCCTTCAATCTCTTCCATGAGGATCTCGATCGCGCCGCCCTTACCAGGCGAAAGGACGGCTCTGATGGGCACGGCGATTTCTGCGGGCGACAGGGCAGCCGTTGCCACCTGATACAGCAGCGGCTGGAAAAGATGATGGTTGCGCTTGTCGATGATGGTGAATGGCACCCCGGCACGGGCGAGAGTCTTGGCCGCACTCAAGCCCCCAAAGCCAGCGCCAACAATGACGACGCGTCCCTCATCTGTCATCAGTCCTTGCTTTCATCCTTGTGATAGAGATCGTGCGCGGCATGCTCGGCTGCATCTTTCTGGCGCGGCGTGGCTTTGGACGATCTGATAGCGCCATAAGCGATGACAAGGCCGAGAATGACGGCGCCGCCCAGTACGGCGAACAGCCAGGGGAAGGATTCCATTTCGTTCTCCTTTCGATTATGCGCCTTGAAAAGAGAACGCCCTGCACGCCGGGGAGTTGCAAAAACAAAGGGCCGGTCAGTGACCGGCCCTTCACGATTTCATCAGGTCTAGAGCGCCTTACTTGCGCTGAAGCAGGGACCAGCCACCAACGACGGTCATGGCAGCGAAGGCCATCTTGACGATGTCCCAGACGATGAAGGGCTGAACAGCAAGCTGGAAAGCTGAAACCAGGGCATTGGACTGATCGATCCATGCAGCCTGGCCGGCCATGGTGAGCAGCCATGCGAACCCAAACATGAACATCACGATGTTACCGGCCAACATGGCGGTAAAGCCGGTAAAGACGTTGCGCATCGCGCCGCGGTCGGCCAGCCAGCCGATGATGGCGGCCATGACCAAAAAGCCGATCAGGAAGCCACCGGTGGGGCCGAAGAGGTAAGGAATTCCGGCAAAGGCGCCGGCAAAAACGGGAATGCCCACGGCGCCCTGTGCGAGATAGAGACCGACCGTGGCGGTTGCCATGCGGAAGCCAAACGCCCCCGCGATCAGCGCAATGGCCATGGATTGCAGCGTGACCGGCACTGGCCAGACCGGCACATTGACCTTGGCGGCCATGGTGATCAGCAGCGAGCCCAGGAATGCGACGGCAATCGCTGAAACGATGCGTGCAGCCTGCGACTTGGGCTGATAAAGACCGAGAAGCGTGTTCGAAGTGGCTAAAGTCGTGGCCATAACTTGTCCCTTTGGGTTAAAGCCGAAGCAGAGACCATCGTTCTAACCACACACGGCACCGCGCGCAATGCCCGCAAGTTCGGCCTCCCCACCCTATGACCGCGCATTCGACCCTCGCACCGGCGAAATGGTGGAGGTTGCACCCGGCATCGCGCGGATCACTGCACCCAATGCGAGCGCCTACACGTTTACCGGCACCAACAGTTTTCTGATCGGCGGCAATGAGATCGCGGTGCTCGATCCGGGCCCCGACGATGACGCTCATCTTCGCGCGCTACGCGCAGGGATCGGAGAGCGCAAGGTGGTGGCGGTAATACTGACCCACACCCACCGCGACCATAGCGGGCTGGCGCGGCGGCTGGCGGCGGAAACGGGAGCGCCATTATGGTCGAACGGGCCGCACAGGCTCTCGCGGCGGCTCAAGCCGCTGGAATTCAATCCCTTCGGGCGATCAGGTGATTTCAGGCTCAAGCCCGACAGGGTGTTGAACGATGGAGATGTGCTGGTCATTGACGGGATGAAGCTGCGCGTCGTCGCCACGCCCGGCCATTGCGCCAACCATATCGCCTTGGCCCTTGAGGGCCAGGATTTCGTGTTGATGGGCGATCATGTGATGGGGTGGAACTCCACGGTGGTGGCCACGCCCGACGGGGATCTGGGCGATTATCTGACCTCGCTCGACAAAGTCATCGCCCTGCCCCAGACCCGGTATCTGCCCGGGCATGGGGGCGAAATTGCCGATGGACGTGCGTTTGCGCGGGCGCTCAAGGCACATCGGCTGATGCGGAACGGGCAATTGCTCGACGTG
This genomic window contains:
- a CDS encoding tannase/feruloyl esterase family alpha/beta hydrolase, which encodes MPAVERRCFRWFFKDCAAARTGRHAQFSCPGVTFGNDSGHPPESGGGAAFARNDEALVNYGYAHIKKAYDVMSLLAETAYDTAPERVYFLGGSTGGREGLTAATRWPESSDGVITYYPTAFFMGLRLWGVALADAIYSDDSAGWFPLEIVETIAERAVTLRDPLDGAEDGIVSNPAECRAISSSIVEDLRCPADQVAANCLNQTQIDRVIDVYYNGYTLPCEIGGWSEYKGYNSLEGVVMNIGTQAEYINPRRPAPMHTTLIGRSSSCPILSIHLKISIFWNSTSRSLANSTGGPHSIRRSIR
- a CDS encoding MBL fold metallo-hydrolase; this translates as MPASSASPPYDRAFDPRTGEMVEVAPGIARITAPNASAYTFTGTNSFLIGGNEIAVLDPGPDDDAHLRALRAGIGERKVVAVILTHTHRDHSGLARRLAAETGAPLWSNGPHRLSRRLKPLEFNPFGRSGDFRLKPDRVLNDGDVLVIDGMKLRVVATPGHCANHIALALEGQDFVLMGDHVMGWNSTVVATPDGDLGDYLTSLDKVIALPQTRYLPGHGGEIADGRAFARALKAHRLMRNGQLLDVVRRGPTTLSAAARAVYPGLEGKFAMAGKQTLLSHAEYLAERAEIGLRRTLLGVRLFPRR
- a CDS encoding tannase/feruloyl esterase family alpha/beta hydrolase gives rise to the protein MSNFVDTSEDFDLLEFNIQEPGEFHWGAPFNPQIDTLTALDNWVENGIPPSGLVMVDGTNSETRGRTRPVCEYPAFPRYNGDGDIDEASSYHCVTE
- a CDS encoding biotin transporter BioY, whose amino-acid sequence is MATTLATSNTLLGLYQPKSQAARIVSAIAVAFLGSLLITMAAKVNVPVWPVPVTLQSMAIALIAGAFGFRMATATVGLYLAQGAVGIPVFAGAFAGIPYLFGPTGGFLIGFLVMAAIIGWLADRGAMRNVFTGFTAMLAGNIVMFMFGFAWLLTMAGQAAWIDQSNALVSAFQLAVQPFIVWDIVKMAFAAMTVVGGWSLLQRK
- a CDS encoding NAD(P)/FAD-dependent oxidoreductase, which gives rise to MTDEGRVVIVGAGFGGLSAAKTLARAGVPFTIIDKRNHHLFQPLLYQVATAALSPAEIAVPIRAVLSPGKGGAIEILMEEIEGVDTTRRVVRAAGGDEIAYSHLIVATGSSFTYFGKEDQWRPFAPALKSIDDALNIRRRVLLAFERAETTDNPQLRKRLMTFVVIGGGPTGVETAGALADLAKATLAKDFTNIDPRDTRVILVEAVDTLLNAYPAHLGAYTERKLAHLGVEVHTNSPVKRIDENGVLAGEDFFETSNIFWCAGVEATPVGKWLGLETNKNGTVSVASDLTVPDLPGVYVIGDAASVADQDGKPLPALAPVAKQQGQYVAEAIIRQQQGQSPQGPFRYRDWGTMATIGRYAAVGKFGKLEVKGFPAWMLWGAVHIAYLVGFRNRINVLVNWLWSWLTYAKGARLITGPDEAATRALDNPKAVDEELDKTINAPG
- a CDS encoding helix-turn-helix domain-containing protein, which produces MRWFDPQLMSAEHWHGHIEFNWLTEGSMDYRFDGRPVTLPAGRMVVFWAGIPHQTVQIDRGPSGAGRQCNIYLPLDVFLYMPNLGALTETMMGGGVIALPDDAADSGLLQRWYTDYRSGDAERVDILKSEIANMLRRTAMVGWDVLLPPWIEKPTPGARTTSPLRYVVAMVRHIMENLSSPLRAADIAQVVGLHPNYALNLFTRVMGIAMQQFVIRMRLIRARSLLFAGNISIANVAFESGFTSQSQFYEHFRAAYGMPPSAMRKSLVASASLPGREKPF